From Quercus lobata isolate SW786 chromosome 1, ValleyOak3.0 Primary Assembly, whole genome shotgun sequence, one genomic window encodes:
- the LOC115957719 gene encoding protein ASPARTIC PROTEASE IN GUARD CELL 1: MSSLFYIIITIIFSTLNFVHSRTLTKTTSTTTLDVTASLQKAQSVFSSYNPKATPQAFNQQKQKQKQTQSQTLSSSSLTLELHTRTSILSRPTHTHTDYKSLTIARLERDSARLKSLTTRLHLALTGILQSDLEPSGGRGQEQQQDLQGPIISGTSQGSGEYFCRVAIGRPPTPAYMVLDTGSDVNWLQCAPCADCYQQADPIFEPASSASYSPLSCETKQCKSLDVSECRNGTCLYEVAYGDGSYTVGEFVTETLTLGSASVNNVAIGCGHNNEGLFIGAAGLLGLGGGKLSLPSQLNATSFSYCLVDRDSDSASTLEFNSPLPPNAVTAPLHRNPKLDTFYYVGVSGLSVGGESLRIPESAFEVDSGGNGGIIIDSGTAVSRLQTETYNSLRDAFVKGTRRLGLASTNGVALFDTCYDLSSKTSVEVPTVAFHFPNGKVLALAAKNVLIPVDSTGTFCLAFAPTSSAFSIIGNVQQQQTRVAFDLANSLIGFSSTKC; encoded by the coding sequence ATGAGTTCCCTCTTCTACATTATTATCACTATCATCTTCTCCACTCTCAACTTTGTTCACTCTCGAACCTTAACTAAAACAACGTCCACCACCACTCTCGACGTAACAGCTTCGCTTCAAAAAGCCCAAAGTGTTTTCAGTAGTTACAATCCAAAGGCAACGCCGCAAGCATttaaccaacaaaaacaaaaacaaaaacagactCAGTCTCAGACTCTCTCATCCTCATCCCTCACACTTGAGCTACATACTAGAACTTCTATTCTTAGCCGGCCTACTCACACTCACACTGACTACAAGTCACTCACTATAGCTCGACTCGAGCGCGACTCAGCCCGACTCAAATCTTTAACCACTCGGTTACATCTAGCCCTCACAGGCATTCTCCAATCAGATCTCGAACCTTCGGGAGGACGAGGACAAGAACAACAACAAGATCTACAAGGTCCCATCATTTCAGGAACGAGTCAAGGAAGCGGCGAGTACTTCTGCCGAGTCGCAATCGGAAGACCACCGACTCCGGCGTACATGGTTCTCGACACTGGCAGTGACGTCAACTGGCTTCAATGTGCTCCATGCGCCGATTGTTACCAACAAGCTGATCCGATCTTCGAGCCGGCTTCATCGGCTTCTTACTCGCCGCTCTCTTGCGAAACCAAGCAATGCAAGTCTCTCGACGTGTCCGAGTGTCGCAACGGCACGTGTCTCTACGAGGTCGCTTACGGTGACGGCTCGTACACAGTCGGTGAATTCGTCACCGAAACCCTAACTCTCGGCTCGGCTTCGGTGAACAATGTAGCCATTGGCTGTGGTCACAATAACGAAGGCTTGTTCATCGGCGCCGCCGGATTGCTCGGGCTCGGCGGCGGAAAGTTATCGCTTCCATCTCAACTGAACGCGACGTCGTTTTCGTACTGTTTAGTTGACCGTGACTCGGACTCGGCTTCGACTCTTGAGTTCAACTCACCACTACCTCCTAACGCCGTCACAGCTCCGTTACACCGTAACCCTAAACTGGACACGTTTTACTACGTCGGTGTAAGCGGGCTCAGTGTCGGAGGTGAGTCGCTTCGGATTCCGGAGTCGGCGTTCGAAGTGGACTCGGGAGGGAACGGTGGAATAATCATCGACTCGGGCACAGCCGTGAGTCGGTTACAAACGGAGACCTACAACTCGCTCCGTGACGCATTTGTGAAAGGGACGAGGAGGTTGGGGTTGGCGTCAACTAACGGCGTGGCGTTATTTGACACGTGTTACGACCTGTCGTCAAAGACGAGTGTGGAGGTTCCAACGGTGGCGTTTCATTTTCCGAATGGGAAAGTGTTGGCATTAGCGGCCAAGAATGTGTTGATACCGGTTGACTCAACGGGGACGTTTTGTTTGGCGTTTGCTCCAACCTCCTCCGCCTTCTCTATCATTGGGAATGTCCAACAGCAACAGACACGTGTTGCTTTCGATCTCGCTAATTCTCTCATCGGATTCTCTTCCACTAAATGCTAG